In one Roseburia intestinalis L1-82 genomic region, the following are encoded:
- a CDS encoding sensor histidine kinase — MGRFSIRLKITIWFTAALVVIVLFAYLMIFVVSRQILIKTIQDSLVETVENNVDEIEYFSGMDEIRTDADIDYLIDYRKGYLEIDDDFLSKVNEVYTGLYDEKSRLIYGENPIAAKVADLEFVDSEIQKVMKDGTGYYIFDRKLTAEGLNGLWLRGVVSEEQGERQSFGIMRIALVLLPVLVVIASAGGYFIAGRTLNPIQKIAGTARKIGEENDLKCRINLGKGNDELHQLADIFNEMFERLESTFEKEQQFTSDVSHELRTPMAVISAQCEYTLEKERSVGEYEDALRVIRRQARKMTKLIDHMLDFARLEMKSGKYAEETVDMEELVASICSDMKLIREKEIMLDYETEQAVFYGNRELLSRILVNLVSNAYRYGKENGHIFVKLKKEETELVLSVTDDGIGIAEEEQEKIFRRFYQTDVSRGGEGSGLGLAMVYEIVKFYRGKIQVKSEAGSGSVFQVKLPL; from the coding sequence ATGGGGAGATTCTCAATCCGTCTGAAAATAACAATCTGGTTTACTGCAGCATTGGTGGTAATAGTACTATTTGCATATCTGATGATTTTTGTCGTCAGCCGTCAGATTTTGATAAAAACAATACAGGATAGTCTGGTGGAGACAGTGGAAAATAATGTGGATGAGATTGAATATTTTTCTGGGATGGATGAAATCCGTACAGATGCGGATATTGATTATTTGATTGATTACCGGAAAGGGTATCTGGAAATTGACGACGATTTTCTGAGCAAGGTAAATGAAGTCTATACAGGATTGTATGATGAAAAGTCAAGGCTTATTTATGGAGAAAATCCAATAGCTGCAAAAGTGGCAGATCTGGAATTTGTGGATTCCGAGATTCAAAAAGTAATGAAGGATGGAACGGGGTATTATATTTTTGACCGGAAACTCACAGCAGAAGGACTTAACGGATTATGGCTTCGTGGAGTGGTATCAGAGGAACAGGGAGAGCGTCAGAGCTTTGGGATTATGCGGATTGCACTGGTTCTTCTGCCGGTTCTGGTCGTAATAGCATCTGCGGGAGGATATTTTATTGCTGGACGTACATTAAATCCAATTCAGAAAATAGCTGGGACTGCAAGAAAGATTGGAGAAGAAAATGATTTGAAATGCAGGATCAATCTTGGAAAAGGGAATGATGAACTGCACCAGCTTGCGGATATATTTAATGAGATGTTTGAACGACTGGAAAGTACATTTGAAAAGGAACAACAATTTACATCTGACGTTTCACATGAACTAAGAACACCGATGGCTGTCATTTCAGCACAGTGTGAGTATACACTTGAAAAAGAAAGAAGCGTAGGGGAATATGAAGATGCCTTGCGGGTAATCAGGCGTCAGGCGCGGAAAATGACAAAACTTATTGATCATATGCTGGACTTTGCCAGACTGGAAATGAAATCAGGAAAATATGCAGAGGAAACTGTTGATATGGAAGAACTGGTGGCATCTATTTGCTCTGATATGAAGCTGATAAGAGAAAAGGAAATTATGCTTGATTATGAGACGGAGCAGGCAGTGTTTTATGGAAATCGTGAACTTTTATCAAGAATTCTCGTTAATCTTGTCAGCAATGCCTATCGTTATGGGAAAGAGAATGGGCATATCTTTGTGAAATTAAAGAAAGAAGAAACGGAACTTGTTTTGTCTGTAACGGATGATGGGATAGGAATTGCAGAAGAAGAGCAGGAAAAGATCTTCCGGCGGTTTTATCAGACTGATGTATCGCGAGGAGGCGAGGGAAGTGGACTTGGGCTTGCCATGGTTTATGAAATTGTGAAGTTTTACAGAGGAAAAATCCAAGTGAAAAGTGAGGCAGGCAGTGGGAGTGTTTTTCAGGTAAAACTGCCGCTTTGA